The following proteins are co-located in the Methylomonas sp. 11b genome:
- a CDS encoding RNA polymerase sigma factor FliA — protein sequence MSGAAMYAAVQAGNVDALVIQHAPLVKRIAYHLMGRLPDTVQLDDLIQSGMLGLLEALKHYDAGQGASFDTYAGIRIRGAMLDELRRSDWTPRSVHKKARMVAEAIREVENHLGRDAKDTEVAGHMGIDLTEYHHILQDAVSCKTFSVEELVQGEDSVIDDVHGNQQPDEVLIQQNFQKALAKAISELPERERLVISLYYDEELNLREIGKVLDVSESRVSQICSQAMLRLRARLADWVEGKDNEKCS from the coding sequence ATGAGCGGAGCGGCAATGTATGCTGCCGTGCAGGCTGGAAATGTTGATGCTTTAGTCATTCAACATGCGCCGCTGGTAAAACGCATTGCCTACCACTTGATGGGCCGGTTGCCCGATACGGTGCAGCTTGATGATTTGATTCAATCCGGCATGCTGGGTTTGCTGGAAGCTCTGAAACATTACGATGCCGGCCAGGGTGCCAGCTTTGATACTTACGCCGGCATCCGCATTCGCGGGGCTATGCTGGATGAATTGCGCCGTTCGGATTGGACGCCTCGTTCGGTGCACAAGAAAGCCCGGATGGTGGCGGAGGCGATACGCGAGGTTGAAAACCATCTGGGTCGCGACGCCAAGGATACCGAAGTGGCCGGGCATATGGGTATCGATCTGACCGAATACCATCATATTCTGCAAGACGCGGTGTCTTGCAAGACCTTTAGCGTCGAAGAATTGGTGCAAGGCGAAGACAGCGTCATTGACGATGTGCACGGCAATCAGCAGCCGGATGAGGTGCTGATCCAACAGAATTTTCAAAAAGCCCTGGCCAAGGCCATCTCGGAATTACCGGAACGGGAGCGCTTGGTGATATCGCTGTATTACGACGAAGAGCTGAATTTGCGTGAGATTGGCAAGGTGCTTGATGTCAGCGAATCGCGGGTTAGCCAAATTTGTAGTCAGGCGATGTTGCGCTTACGCGCTAGACTTGCGGATTGGGTGGAAGGGAAAGATAATGAAAAGTGCAGCTAA
- a CDS encoding MinD/ParA family protein, protein MRHMKPVRVIAVTSGKGGVGKTNLSVNIGVALSKMGRRVAILDADMGLANVDILLGMFPEFNLSHVLSGEKSLKEIMMTGPSGLKIIPASSGIQRMSDLSSIEQAGVIRAFSEIDRELDVLIVDTAAGISASVVNFARACQEIIVVVCDEPTSLADAYAYIKLLNRDYGLNSFHIITNMVQSAEHGQALFNKLSKVTDRYLDVALQFVGAVPQDEYLKKSVQKQTPVVEAFPQSKAALAIKNLARKIDSWPIKPKAGGYLEFFVERMIQYSAKEDVA, encoded by the coding sequence ATGAGACATATGAAACCGGTGCGAGTAATCGCTGTAACAAGTGGCAAGGGTGGGGTTGGTAAAACCAATCTTTCCGTGAATATCGGCGTGGCGCTGTCCAAAATGGGCAGGCGCGTGGCGATACTCGATGCCGATATGGGCTTGGCTAATGTCGATATTTTGTTGGGGATGTTTCCCGAATTCAATTTGTCGCATGTATTGAGCGGCGAAAAAAGTCTGAAGGAAATCATGATGACCGGGCCTTCCGGGCTAAAAATCATTCCGGCTTCGTCGGGTATTCAGCGGATGTCCGATTTGTCGAGTATCGAGCAAGCCGGCGTGATAAGGGCTTTTAGCGAAATCGACCGAGAGTTGGATGTGTTGATCGTCGATACCGCTGCCGGTATTTCGGCAAGCGTGGTGAATTTTGCCCGTGCTTGTCAGGAAATCATTGTGGTGGTTTGCGATGAGCCGACTTCACTGGCCGACGCCTATGCTTACATCAAATTGTTGAATAGAGATTACGGGCTTAACAGCTTTCACATCATTACGAATATGGTGCAGTCCGCAGAACATGGACAGGCTTTGTTCAATAAGTTGAGTAAAGTGACGGACCGTTATTTGGATGTGGCCTTGCAGTTTGTCGGCGCAGTACCGCAGGACGAATATTTGAAAAAGTCCGTGCAAAAGCAAACCCCGGTGGTGGAAGCGTTCCCGCAAAGTAAAGCGGCACTGGCCATCAAGAATCTGGCGCGGAAAATCGACAGCTGGCCCATCAAGCCCAAAGCGGGCGGCTACCTGGAGTTTTTTGTCGAACGGATGATCCAGTACAGCGCGAAAGAGGATGTTGCATGA
- a CDS encoding chemotaxis protein CheA — MAIDLDDEILQDFLVEAGEILDSLGEQLVELEQSPGDLDLLNSIFRGFHTIKGGAGFLAISALVDVCHNAEDVFNVLRQGDRQVTPDLMDVILQVVDIVNEMFGQVRSGNTPKSADQGLLKRLKAYAGPAEATAAEVAVETVIVNETPESHQLSPQESAAQDYDAMLDPEELLASESASEDADEITEQEFEDLLDALHGKGGSPTVHVAPQSAAPAADDEISEDEFENLLDELHGKGKFSVKAEAPVQANDSGDITDEEFDKVLDALHGKGKFDAANLGKIDEQAAGEKDAPIKNVAAPVEKPVVAAKPEPVEKPPADVEPENNLGKVAPVVDSVSDKSKAATPQADTTVRVDTQILDDIMNMVGELVLVRNRFQTLKANAEAGEQLSKAISNLDVVTADLQLAVMKTRMQPIKKVFGRFPRVVRDLARSLKKEIRLELVGEETDLDKNLVEALADPLVHLVRNAVDHGIESPDEREANGKPREGVVILKASQEGDHIQLSIKDDGKGMNPDILRAKVVEKGLMDEESAARLDDKECYNLIFLPGFSTKTEISDVSGRGVGMDVVKTRIAQMNGVVEIDSVEGKGSTILIKVPLTLAIMPTLMVKLRGQAFALPLASVLEILDLDLSKTNKVDGQLVVMVRNKALPLFYLSEWLVRGSYFTGETQPTNHVVVVNAGGRHVGFVVDQLIGQEEVVIKALGAKLHGLEGLAGATITGDGKIALILDVPGLMKKYAM; from the coding sequence ATGGCGATCGATCTGGACGACGAAATATTGCAGGACTTTCTGGTCGAGGCCGGGGAGATTCTCGATTCACTGGGTGAACAACTGGTAGAACTGGAGCAATCACCCGGCGATCTTGATCTCCTCAACTCGATATTTCGCGGGTTCCACACCATAAAGGGCGGTGCCGGTTTTCTGGCTATCAGCGCTCTGGTCGATGTTTGTCATAACGCCGAAGACGTTTTTAACGTGCTCAGGCAGGGTGATCGCCAAGTCACCCCGGATTTGATGGATGTGATTTTGCAAGTAGTGGACATCGTCAACGAGATGTTCGGGCAAGTCCGTTCAGGCAATACGCCAAAATCGGCCGATCAAGGCCTTTTAAAACGCTTGAAAGCCTACGCTGGTCCGGCCGAAGCTACCGCTGCTGAGGTTGCGGTAGAAACGGTTATAGTGAATGAAACTCCGGAATCTCATCAATTATCCCCTCAAGAATCCGCAGCGCAAGATTACGATGCGATGCTCGATCCCGAGGAGTTATTGGCCAGCGAATCCGCCTCGGAAGATGCCGACGAAATTACCGAACAGGAATTTGAGGATTTGCTAGATGCTTTGCATGGTAAAGGTGGTTCTCCTACTGTACACGTAGCGCCGCAATCGGCAGCCCCGGCGGCGGATGACGAAATTAGTGAAGACGAGTTTGAAAATTTACTCGACGAGTTGCATGGCAAAGGCAAGTTTTCGGTAAAAGCCGAGGCGCCTGTTCAAGCCAACGATTCGGGCGATATTACCGACGAGGAGTTCGATAAAGTACTCGATGCTTTACACGGTAAGGGTAAGTTCGATGCTGCCAATTTGGGCAAGATTGACGAGCAAGCTGCGGGTGAAAAAGACGCACCAATTAAAAATGTGGCGGCGCCTGTCGAGAAACCGGTGGTGGCTGCTAAACCCGAGCCGGTCGAGAAACCGCCCGCCGATGTGGAACCCGAAAATAACCTCGGCAAAGTAGCGCCGGTAGTAGATTCCGTTTCCGACAAAAGTAAAGCCGCAACACCGCAAGCCGATACCACTGTCAGGGTAGATACCCAGATTTTGGACGATATTATGAATATGGTCGGGGAGTTGGTGCTGGTACGCAATCGCTTCCAAACCCTTAAAGCCAATGCCGAAGCTGGCGAACAGTTGTCCAAGGCTATATCCAATCTGGATGTGGTGACCGCCGATTTACAACTGGCGGTGATGAAAACGCGGATGCAGCCTATCAAAAAAGTCTTCGGGCGTTTTCCGCGTGTGGTACGCGATTTGGCTAGAAGTCTGAAAAAAGAAATCAGGCTGGAGTTGGTGGGTGAAGAAACCGATCTCGACAAAAATCTGGTCGAAGCCCTGGCGGATCCTTTGGTGCATTTGGTCAGAAACGCGGTAGATCACGGTATCGAATCGCCGGATGAGCGCGAAGCCAACGGCAAACCTCGGGAAGGCGTGGTGATATTGAAAGCTTCTCAGGAAGGCGATCATATCCAGTTGTCCATCAAAGACGACGGCAAGGGTATGAACCCCGACATACTGCGCGCCAAAGTAGTGGAAAAAGGCTTGATGGATGAAGAAAGCGCCGCCCGTCTTGACGATAAGGAATGTTACAACCTGATTTTTCTACCCGGCTTTTCCACCAAAACCGAAATTTCCGACGTATCCGGTCGCGGTGTCGGCATGGACGTGGTGAAGACCCGTATCGCGCAAATGAACGGCGTGGTGGAAATCGATTCGGTGGAAGGCAAGGGCAGCACTATTCTGATCAAGGTGCCGCTGACTTTGGCTATCATGCCGACCCTTATGGTGAAGCTGCGCGGACAGGCTTTCGCGTTGCCCTTGGCCAGCGTTCTGGAAATACTCGATCTGGATTTGAGCAAAACCAATAAGGTAGATGGTCAATTGGTGGTAATGGTCAGAAACAAGGCCTTACCGCTGTTTTATTTAAGCGAATGGCTGGTCAGGGGTTCTTATTTCACGGGCGAAACGCAGCCGACCAATCATGTGGTGGTGGTGAACGCCGGCGGCAGGCATGTTGGTTTTGTGGTGGATCAATTGATCGGTCAGGAAGAGGTGGTGATTAAAGCGCTGGGTGCCAAGTTACATGGATTGGAAGGGTTGGCGGGAGCAACCATTACCGGTGACGGCAAGATAGCGCTGATACTCGATGTGCCGGGTCTAATGAAGAAGTATGCGATGTGA
- the cheY gene encoding chemotaxis response regulator CheY: MDKNMRILVVDDFSTMRRIVKNLLKDLGFTNTVEADDGKTALPILEKGGIDFLITDWNMPGMTGIDLLKAVRSTPSLANLPVLMVTAEAKREQIIMAAQAGVNGYVIKPFTAATLKEKIEKIFERIDG; this comes from the coding sequence TTGGATAAAAATATGCGTATTCTGGTTGTCGATGACTTTTCGACAATGCGGAGAATAGTAAAAAACCTGTTGAAAGATCTGGGTTTTACCAACACTGTGGAAGCGGACGACGGTAAAACGGCACTGCCTATTTTGGAAAAAGGCGGTATCGATTTTTTGATTACTGACTGGAATATGCCGGGTATGACCGGCATCGATTTATTGAAGGCCGTCAGGTCTACTCCCAGTTTGGCCAATCTGCCGGTGTTGATGGTCACAGCCGAAGCCAAGCGCGAGCAAATCATTATGGCTGCGCAGGCCGGTGTAAATGGGTATGTCATCAAGCCTTTTACTGCTGCTACGCTTAAAGAGAAAATCGAAAAGATTTTTGAACGCATCGACGGCTGA
- a CDS encoding protein phosphatase CheZ gives MNTDLLSLARDLVAALEKCDEAAADEILDQVAGLRETQLFKEIGRLTRQLHDTMVSFSVDSKIAAMAEHDIPDAKERLHYVIAMTEQAADQTLTAVEELLPVSDELNGQVKQLSAQWNRFLDREMPFDEFKAMSADLSQYFEQSQVSLEKIQAGLNDILMAQGFQDITGQIIRRVIDLVQDLEGSMVNLIKISSRKITPSSGAALQPEVPGPVVPGVDDRAGDVATSQVDVDDLLSSLGF, from the coding sequence ATGAATACTGACCTGCTGAGTTTGGCCCGAGATTTGGTCGCAGCATTAGAAAAATGCGACGAAGCGGCTGCCGATGAAATTCTCGATCAAGTAGCCGGATTAAGAGAAACACAATTGTTTAAAGAAATTGGCCGCCTAACTCGCCAATTGCACGACACCATGGTTAGTTTTTCCGTCGATTCTAAAATAGCGGCCATGGCTGAGCACGATATTCCGGACGCCAAGGAGCGCCTGCATTATGTGATCGCCATGACCGAACAAGCCGCAGATCAGACGCTAACCGCCGTTGAAGAGTTGTTGCCGGTATCGGATGAACTGAACGGGCAGGTTAAACAATTGTCGGCGCAATGGAATCGCTTTTTGGATCGGGAAATGCCGTTCGACGAGTTTAAGGCGATGAGCGCCGACCTCAGTCAATATTTTGAGCAATCGCAAGTGTCTCTGGAAAAAATCCAGGCGGGTTTAAACGATATTTTGATGGCGCAAGGGTTTCAAGATATTACCGGGCAGATTATCCGCCGGGTTATCGATTTGGTGCAGGATCTAGAAGGCAGCATGGTTAATCTGATCAAAATTTCCAGTCGCAAAATCACGCCAAGCAGCGGAGCGGCGTTGCAGCCCGAAGTGCCCGGACCGGTTGTCCCCGGAGTAGATGACAGAGCCGGCGATGTCGCCACCAGTCAGGTCGATGTTGATGATTTACTGTCTAGTCTAGGTTTCTGA
- the flhF gene encoding flagellar biosynthesis protein FlhF, with the protein MKIKRFFAADIRQAMRMVKEELGADAVIMSNRSVDGGVEIVAARDFDEQVIHKNLKQREDEKSPPNEVKKVDLPDLEAEKKSLHVLSSARKRGAEGSIPENPIRRNLDQYVGYAEKLQVGHNNAQKISEKVRQVEKPAWANADPKLKPLTEPRPVQAHNGDKFIDEMRAEMKELRTMLDSKLSNIVMQMPQHGLPLHDDLRDRMLECGFSKNLAGKIANRLGSHKQFDLAIGKAQEMLARLVPIADDNLLDQGGIAALVGSTGVGKTTTVAKLAAQFILKHGSRQIALITTDNYRIGAHEQINTYGRILDVPVRVAGDAEELRRHINSFSDKRLILIDTAGMSQRDMRLAEQLKTLQHGDLPIRSYLVMSATTQYKAMLEIMDAFRILEPQATILTKFDEAVSKGTALSAIIERRMPLSFITDGQQVPEDIYLPDANGLIQQCMENVDQDHGYGDDVNVEDWLAESHA; encoded by the coding sequence ATGAAAATTAAACGCTTTTTTGCAGCAGACATACGGCAGGCCATGCGCATGGTCAAAGAAGAATTGGGCGCCGATGCAGTGATTATGTCCAACCGTTCGGTGGATGGCGGCGTGGAAATCGTGGCGGCCCGCGACTTTGACGAGCAGGTCATTCATAAAAATCTCAAGCAACGCGAAGATGAAAAATCGCCGCCTAATGAAGTTAAAAAAGTCGATTTGCCTGATCTCGAAGCCGAAAAAAAATCGTTGCATGTTTTAAGCAGCGCCAGAAAACGCGGCGCAGAAGGCAGTATTCCGGAAAATCCGATACGCCGTAATCTGGATCAATACGTCGGTTATGCCGAAAAACTCCAGGTCGGTCATAACAACGCGCAGAAAATCTCCGAAAAAGTTCGCCAAGTCGAAAAACCAGCGTGGGCGAATGCCGATCCAAAATTAAAACCGTTGACCGAGCCGCGTCCGGTGCAAGCGCACAATGGCGATAAATTCATCGACGAAATGCGTGCGGAAATGAAAGAACTGCGGACCATGTTGGATAGTAAGCTGTCGAATATAGTCATGCAAATGCCCCAACACGGACTACCTTTACACGACGATTTGCGTGATCGGATGCTGGAGTGCGGCTTCTCGAAAAATTTGGCGGGCAAGATAGCCAACCGGCTTGGTAGTCATAAACAATTCGATTTGGCCATCGGCAAAGCCCAGGAAATGTTAGCTAGACTCGTGCCGATAGCCGATGACAACTTGCTGGATCAAGGCGGTATTGCTGCATTGGTCGGCTCGACCGGCGTTGGTAAAACCACGACAGTCGCTAAGTTGGCCGCTCAGTTTATTTTAAAACACGGCTCCCGGCAGATTGCGCTGATTACCACGGACAATTATCGGATCGGTGCCCACGAGCAAATCAATACTTACGGCAGAATCCTGGATGTGCCGGTCAGAGTGGCGGGCGATGCGGAGGAATTGCGCAGGCATATCAATAGTTTTTCCGACAAACGCCTGATTTTGATCGACACCGCCGGCATGAGTCAGCGCGATATGCGCTTGGCGGAGCAGCTGAAAACCTTGCAACATGGCGATTTGCCTATACGCTCCTATTTGGTGATGTCCGCCACCACGCAATATAAAGCAATGCTGGAAATTATGGACGCGTTCCGAATACTCGAACCACAAGCGACTATACTAACGAAGTTTGATGAGGCAGTTAGCAAAGGTACCGCGTTGTCGGCGATTATCGAGCGGCGAATGCCATTGTCATTTATCACTGACGGTCAGCAGGTTCCAGAGGATATTTACTTACCCGATGCCAACGGTTTGATTCAGCAGTGTATGGAAAATGTCGATCAGGACCATGGCTATGGCGACGACGTGAATGTTGAAGATTGGCTGGCGGAAAGCCATGCATAA
- a CDS encoding protein-glutamate methylesterase/protein-glutamine glutaminase, with translation MTIRVLIVDDSNFICKRIREILEEDQEFKVIGVAHDGREAIELAASLQPDVITMDVEMPIMDGITAVKKIMGTRPCPILMFSAMTQVGAQATLDALNAGAIDFLPKQLEDIDANRETARYLLRYRVRMVASQATRMTSPRPLARASLEEHQSSTAESPAAKPIRAASAWSKTATSGKIELLVVAASTGGPVAMQYVLSKIPAECSIPILLVQHMPPNFTKSFAERLNLLCNINVREARDGDVLQPGTALLGPGAMQMQVKQVAGERRIALRAKQSGEIYSPSVDITFDSLAQVFAGHVLAVVLTGMGADGKAGAMKLRQRGAQIWAQDEATSTIYGMPKAIAEAGLADHIYSLEEIANQFKKLH, from the coding sequence ATGACCATTCGGGTGCTGATCGTCGACGACTCCAATTTTATCTGTAAAAGAATTCGGGAAATTTTAGAAGAGGATCAAGAGTTTAAAGTGATAGGCGTCGCCCATGACGGTCGCGAAGCCATAGAGCTTGCGGCAAGTCTGCAACCGGATGTTATAACCATGGACGTGGAGATGCCAATCATGGATGGTATCACGGCAGTCAAAAAAATCATGGGCACCCGGCCCTGTCCGATTCTGATGTTTTCGGCAATGACACAAGTCGGCGCTCAAGCCACTCTGGATGCGTTAAATGCCGGCGCTATCGACTTTTTGCCCAAGCAGTTGGAAGACATCGATGCTAATCGTGAAACGGCCCGCTACTTGCTGAGATATCGGGTGAGGATGGTGGCTTCTCAGGCTACTAGAATGACTTCCCCTCGACCTCTGGCCCGCGCGAGCCTAGAAGAACATCAGAGCTCAACCGCAGAAAGCCCCGCAGCTAAGCCGATACGCGCTGCGTCGGCGTGGTCCAAGACAGCAACTAGCGGCAAAATCGAGCTTTTAGTGGTTGCCGCCTCGACCGGCGGTCCGGTCGCCATGCAATACGTGCTGAGCAAAATTCCGGCTGAGTGTTCGATACCCATATTGCTGGTGCAACACATGCCGCCTAATTTCACCAAAAGCTTTGCCGAACGCTTGAATTTGCTGTGCAACATTAATGTCAGGGAAGCGCGAGATGGTGACGTATTGCAGCCGGGTACCGCATTATTAGGGCCAGGGGCAATGCAGATGCAAGTAAAGCAAGTAGCCGGTGAGCGGCGGATTGCATTGAGGGCCAAGCAAAGCGGGGAAATTTATAGTCCCAGCGTCGATATTACTTTTGACTCGCTTGCCCAGGTGTTCGCCGGGCATGTGTTGGCGGTGGTGTTGACCGGCATGGGGGCCGACGGCAAGGCTGGTGCTATGAAGTTAAGGCAGCGCGGCGCGCAAATCTGGGCGCAGGACGAGGCGACAAGTACTATCTATGGCATGCCTAAAGCCATCGCAGAAGCCGGTCTGGCGGATCATATTTATTCTCTGGAAGAGATTGCCAACCAATTTAAAAAATTACATTGA
- the flhA gene encoding flagellar biosynthesis protein FlhA, giving the protein MDFTKLLNALKALTGLGLGAPLLIVMLLALLILPLPPFVLDLFFTFNIAFSLIILLVVIYTLKPLEFASFPTVILVATLLRLSLNVASTRVVLIRGHEGGDAAGKVIEAFGSFVIGGNFAVGIVVFAILVVINFMVVTKGAGRVAEVSARFTLDAMPGKQMAIDADLNSGLINQDEARARREEVAAEADFYGSMDGASKFVRGDAVAGIIILFVNMIGGLAIGVGQHGMSFADAANVYVLLTIGDGLVAQIPSLLLSVAAAMVVTRVRGSKQDIGKQLSSQLFEDPRTLLVTAAVMGILGIIPGMPNLVFILLALTLVGGAYLIDRRRKLEEEKALEMERIVSPQQLAKTEIKELGWDDVMPVDAIGLEVGYRLIPLVDRNQGGQLMTRIKGVRKKLSQELGFLIPSVHIRDNLDLSPTEYRISLMGVSVGEANIMPEKEMAINPGRVFGTLQGAPCKDPAFGLDAIWIDANQKDQAQTLGYTVVDPSTVVATHLSHILQSNAHELFGYEEAQQLLDNLSKVAPKLVEDLVPKTLPLGILVKVLQNLLQERVSIRDLRTIAETLAEYGVKSQDPDILTSAVRAALGRSIVHEINGVQTEIPVITLDPGLEQILHRSLQTAGEGGAGLEPGLAEQMHKSLEESAQRMEMEGQTAVLLVSSYIRPWLARFVRHSISGLHVLAYNEIPQDRQIRVVSTVGQRGQ; this is encoded by the coding sequence ATGGATTTTACGAAACTACTCAACGCACTGAAAGCATTGACCGGCTTGGGCTTGGGTGCGCCACTGTTGATTGTGATGTTGCTGGCATTGTTGATCTTGCCGCTGCCGCCGTTTGTGCTGGATTTGTTTTTTACCTTCAATATTGCGTTCTCGCTGATTATCCTGCTGGTGGTGATTTACACCCTCAAACCGTTGGAGTTTGCGTCCTTCCCCACTGTGATTTTGGTGGCAACCTTGTTGCGGCTGTCCTTGAACGTGGCTTCCACCCGGGTGGTGTTGATTCGCGGCCATGAGGGTGGGGATGCCGCCGGCAAAGTGATCGAAGCCTTCGGTTCGTTCGTCATCGGCGGCAATTTTGCGGTGGGTATCGTAGTGTTTGCGATTTTGGTTGTCATCAATTTTATGGTGGTAACCAAAGGTGCCGGACGGGTAGCGGAGGTGAGCGCCCGTTTTACCTTGGACGCGATGCCGGGCAAGCAGATGGCTATCGACGCCGATTTGAATTCCGGGTTGATCAACCAAGATGAAGCTCGTGCCCGCCGCGAAGAAGTGGCTGCCGAAGCCGATTTTTACGGATCGATGGATGGCGCCAGTAAATTCGTGCGCGGCGACGCGGTAGCGGGCATCATCATTTTGTTCGTAAACATGATAGGCGGCTTGGCGATAGGCGTGGGCCAGCACGGCATGAGCTTCGCCGATGCCGCCAATGTGTATGTGTTACTGACCATCGGCGACGGATTGGTGGCGCAGATTCCATCGCTATTATTATCGGTCGCTGCCGCGATGGTGGTCACTCGGGTTCGCGGCAGCAAGCAGGACATCGGCAAGCAGTTGAGTTCGCAACTGTTCGAAGATCCGCGCACGCTGCTGGTCACTGCGGCGGTTATGGGCATCTTAGGCATCATTCCCGGCATGCCGAATCTAGTGTTCATCTTGCTGGCGTTGACACTGGTCGGCGGTGCTTATCTTATCGACAGACGCCGTAAGCTGGAGGAAGAAAAAGCCCTGGAAATGGAACGCATCGTCTCGCCGCAACAGCTGGCGAAAACCGAGATCAAGGAATTAGGCTGGGACGATGTGATGCCGGTCGATGCGATTGGTCTGGAAGTGGGGTATCGCTTGATTCCGCTAGTAGATAGAAATCAGGGAGGGCAATTAATGACGCGCATCAAGGGCGTGCGCAAGAAATTGTCGCAAGAGCTGGGGTTTCTAATTCCTTCGGTGCATATTCGGGACAACCTGGATTTGTCGCCTACCGAATACCGGATTTCCTTGATGGGGGTGAGCGTCGGCGAAGCCAATATCATGCCCGAGAAAGAAATGGCGATTAACCCAGGCCGGGTGTTCGGCACATTGCAAGGCGCGCCTTGTAAAGACCCGGCTTTTGGCTTGGATGCTATCTGGATCGATGCCAATCAAAAAGACCAGGCGCAAACTCTGGGTTACACGGTAGTCGATCCCAGCACCGTGGTTGCCACGCATCTCAGTCATATTCTGCAAAGCAATGCGCACGAATTGTTTGGTTACGAAGAGGCGCAGCAGTTACTGGATAATTTGTCCAAAGTGGCACCGAAGCTGGTCGAGGATCTGGTACCGAAAACCTTGCCCTTGGGTATTTTGGTGAAGGTTTTACAAAATTTGCTGCAAGAGCGGGTTTCGATTCGCGATTTACGGACCATCGCCGAAACTTTGGCGGAGTACGGGGTGAAGAGTCAAGATCCGGACATCTTGACTTCGGCGGTACGGGCGGCCTTGGGGCGCTCAATTGTCCATGAAATCAATGGCGTACAGACGGAAATCCCGGTTATTACGCTCGATCCAGGGTTGGAACAGATATTGCATAGGTCATTGCAGACGGCGGGCGAAGGTGGTGCGGGTTTAGAGCCTGGCTTGGCCGAGCAGATGCACAAATCCCTGGAGGAAAGTGCGCAAAGGATGGAAATGGAAGGACAAACCGCAGTATTGTTGGTGTCCTCTTATATCCGCCCCTGGTTGGCTCGCTTCGTTCGTCATTCGATATCCGGCTTACATGTGCTGGCCTATAATGAAATCCCGCAAGATCGGCAGATCCGAGTGGTTTCCACAGTGGGACAGCGTGGACAATAA
- the flhB gene encoding flagellar biosynthesis protein FlhB, producing MAEDSGQDKTEDPTGKRLTDSRKKGQVPRSKELNTFVTLITSSALFFYFGQGMWRSMLEMMRHPLQLSREAVFDPATPLIYLKAAFAEGLWVILPFLVVLVVADLAAAMMLGGWNFTSEAFEVKFSKLNPLTGIKKIIGIQGLVELVKAIIKTILVAIVSWNLFKLYFDDFMGLSRLPLDQAIHHVGDIISFCLVILSATFLLLVMLDAPYQLWNHQRQLKMTKQEVRDEAKDQEGNPEVKGKIRRMQMEAAQRRMMDAVPSADVIVTNPTHFAVALKYDQSGNGAPLLVAKGTDLVAAQIRQLAMASQVPLVAAPSLARALYYSTDLNQEIPRGLFLAVAQVLAYVFQLRASTQYGWNKPVPPTDVQVPDDFKQ from the coding sequence ATGGCAGAAGATTCCGGTCAAGATAAAACCGAAGACCCCACCGGTAAGCGACTTACCGATTCACGTAAAAAAGGCCAGGTTCCGCGGTCCAAGGAACTCAACACCTTTGTAACATTGATTACCAGTTCGGCGCTATTTTTCTATTTCGGGCAAGGTATGTGGCGTAGCATGCTGGAGATGATGAGGCATCCCTTGCAGTTGTCGCGGGAGGCTGTGTTCGATCCGGCGACGCCTTTGATTTATTTGAAGGCGGCGTTTGCCGAAGGTTTGTGGGTAATTCTGCCGTTTTTGGTGGTATTGGTGGTTGCCGATTTGGCTGCGGCGATGATGTTGGGCGGTTGGAACTTTACCAGCGAAGCCTTCGAGGTGAAGTTTTCCAAGCTGAATCCGCTGACCGGGATAAAAAAAATCATCGGAATTCAAGGCTTGGTCGAACTGGTCAAGGCCATCATCAAAACCATACTGGTTGCGATTGTCTCCTGGAATTTGTTCAAACTGTACTTCGACGATTTTATGGGTTTGAGCCGCTTGCCCCTCGATCAAGCCATCCATCATGTCGGCGATATTATTTCCTTCTGTTTGGTGATTTTAAGCGCTACCTTTTTGCTGTTGGTGATGCTGGATGCGCCCTATCAATTGTGGAATCACCAGCGCCAATTGAAAATGACCAAGCAGGAGGTTCGCGATGAAGCCAAGGATCAAGAGGGTAATCCGGAAGTTAAAGGCAAAATTCGCAGGATGCAGATGGAGGCCGCACAACGGCGGATGATGGATGCAGTGCCTAGTGCCGATGTCATCGTCACCAACCCCACCCATTTCGCGGTAGCCTTAAAATATGATCAGAGCGGCAATGGCGCGCCCTTGCTGGTTGCCAAAGGTACCGATTTGGTAGCCGCGCAGATTCGGCAACTGGCAATGGCCTCGCAAGTACCCTTGGTCGCAGCCCCTTCGCTGGCGAGAGCTTTATATTATTCCACCGACCTGAATCAGGAAATACCGCGCGGCTTATTCTTAGCGGTCGCCCAAGTATTGGCCTACGTTTTTCAATTACGGGCTTCGACGCAATACGGCTGGAACAAACCGGTTCCACCCACCGATGTGCAAGTACCCGACGACTTTAAGCAATAG